One region of Yersinia bercovieri ATCC 43970 genomic DNA includes:
- the phoR gene encoding phosphate regulon sensor histidine kinase PhoR yields the protein MLERLSWKTLALELALFCLPALLLGAFIGYLPWLLLISVLAALVWNFYNQLKLSHWLWLDRSMTPPAGRWSWEPLFYGLYQMQLRNRRRRRELALLIKRFRSGAESLPDAVVITTIDGNIFWCNGLAQQLLGFRWPEDNGQHILNLLRYPEFSQYLQQQLFSRPLTLQLNNGYYVEFRVMPYSEGQLLMVARDVTQMRQLEGARRNFFANVSHELRTPLTVLQGYLEMMHDQELVGPLRDKALGTMQEQTKRMDGLVKQLLTLSRIEAAPNVDMNERVDIPLMLKVLQHEVQALSNGRHEITFRVNEQLKVFGNEDQLRSAVSNLVYNAVNHTPEGTKIEVCWQQTPQGAHFQVSDNGPGIGPEHVPRLTERFYRVDKARSRQTGGSGLGLAIVKHALSHHDARLEVMSEIGLGTRFIFTLPNRLIVPAVLAENAVKS from the coding sequence GTGTTAGAACGTTTATCGTGGAAAACGCTGGCTTTAGAGCTGGCCCTTTTTTGTTTGCCGGCATTACTGCTGGGTGCTTTTATCGGGTATCTCCCTTGGTTATTGCTGATATCCGTGCTCGCGGCGCTAGTCTGGAACTTCTATAACCAACTTAAGTTATCTCACTGGCTGTGGTTAGACCGCAGCATGACCCCGCCTGCTGGCCGTTGGAGCTGGGAGCCGCTATTTTACGGCTTATACCAGATGCAACTGAGAAATCGTCGGCGTCGGCGCGAGTTGGCACTACTCATCAAGCGCTTTCGTAGCGGTGCCGAATCACTGCCGGATGCGGTGGTTATCACCACCATTGATGGCAATATCTTCTGGTGTAACGGCCTGGCTCAGCAACTGCTTGGGTTTCGTTGGCCGGAGGATAATGGTCAGCATATTCTTAACTTATTGCGCTATCCAGAGTTCAGCCAATATCTGCAACAGCAACTTTTTTCCCGCCCACTGACCCTGCAATTGAATAATGGCTATTACGTTGAGTTTCGCGTGATGCCTTATTCAGAAGGGCAATTACTGATGGTCGCCCGTGATGTGACCCAAATGCGTCAGTTGGAAGGGGCGAGGCGTAACTTCTTTGCGAATGTCAGCCATGAACTGCGCACCCCCCTGACAGTATTGCAGGGCTATTTGGAAATGATGCATGACCAGGAGTTAGTCGGGCCATTGCGGGACAAAGCACTCGGGACGATGCAGGAGCAGACCAAGCGCATGGATGGGCTGGTTAAACAGCTATTGACGCTATCACGTATTGAAGCTGCACCTAATGTGGATATGAATGAGCGAGTGGATATTCCGTTGATGCTAAAAGTATTGCAGCATGAGGTACAGGCATTGAGTAATGGCCGTCACGAGATCACTTTTCGGGTAAATGAGCAGTTAAAGGTGTTTGGCAACGAAGATCAACTGCGCAGTGCTGTCTCGAATCTGGTCTATAACGCGGTTAATCACACCCCTGAGGGCACCAAAATTGAGGTGTGTTGGCAGCAAACGCCACAAGGCGCACACTTTCAGGTCAGCGACAATGGGCCGGGAATTGGCCCGGAACATGTGCCACGGCTGACCGAGCGTTTCTATCGGGTGGATAAAGCGCGCTCACGGCAAACGGGCGGTAGTGGGCTGGGGCTGGCGATTGTGAAGCACGCATTGAGCCACCACGATGCACGTTTAGAGGTGATGAGTGAAATTGGTCTGGGCACGCGATTTATCTTTACCTTGCCGAACCGGTTGATTGTTCCCGCAGTTTTAGCCGAGAATGCAGTCAAATCCTAA
- the phoB gene encoding phosphate response regulator transcription factor PhoB encodes MARRILVVEDEAPIREMVCFVLEQNGYQPLEAEDYDSAVTRLSEPFPDLVLLDWMLPGGSGIQFIKHMKREALTRDIPVMMLTARGEEEDRVRGLEVGADDYITKPFSPKELVARIKAVMRRISPMAVEEVIEMQGLSLDPSSHRVMANEQALDMGPTEFKLLHFFMTHPERVYSREQLLNYVWGTNVYVEDRTVDVHIRRLRKALEVDGHDRMVQTVRGTGYRFSTRY; translated from the coding sequence ATGGCAAGACGCATACTGGTGGTGGAAGATGAAGCGCCAATCCGTGAGATGGTGTGCTTTGTGTTGGAACAGAATGGTTACCAACCATTAGAAGCCGAAGATTATGACAGCGCAGTCACTCGTTTGTCGGAGCCTTTCCCTGATTTAGTGCTGCTGGACTGGATGCTGCCGGGTGGCTCGGGTATCCAATTTATTAAACATATGAAGCGCGAAGCATTGACCAGAGATATTCCGGTGATGATGTTGACAGCCCGTGGCGAAGAAGAAGATAGAGTCCGCGGTTTGGAAGTGGGTGCTGATGACTATATTACCAAGCCTTTTTCGCCGAAAGAGCTGGTGGCGCGCATCAAGGCGGTTATGCGCCGGATATCGCCAATGGCGGTGGAAGAAGTGATTGAAATGCAAGGGCTAAGCCTTGACCCCTCCTCACATCGGGTGATGGCTAACGAGCAAGCTCTGGATATGGGGCCGACCGAGTTTAAACTACTGCACTTCTTTATGACCCATCCTGAGCGTGTTTACAGTCGTGAGCAGTTGCTTAATTATGTCTGGGGCACTAACGTTTATGTAGAAGATCGGACGGTTGACGTGCATATTCGTCGACTACGCAAGGCGCTTGAAGTTGATGGTCATGACCGCATGGTACAAACTGTCCGGGGAACTGGATACCGTTTCTCAACGCGCTACTGA
- the brnQ gene encoding branched-chain amino acid transport system II carrier protein, which yields MSHRLSSKDIMALGFMTFALFVGAGNIIFPPMVGLQSGEHVWMAALGFLITAVGLPVITVIALARVGGGIDALSTPIGRGAGLVLATVCYLAVGPLFATPRTATVSFEVGIAPLTGDGPLPLFIYSVVYFALVIGISLYPGRLLDTVGHILAPLKILALAILGIAALIWPAGPLIPATDAYQQVPFSSGFVNGYLTMDTLGALVFGIVIVNAARSRGVVSSQLLTRYTIWAGLIAGVGLTLVYLSLFKLGSSSGALVPDAQNGAVVLHAYVQHTFGGLGSVFLAALIFIACMVTAVGLTCACAEFFAQYLPLSYRALVFILGIFSMMVSNLGLSHLIQISIPVLTAIYPPCIVLVLMSFTLRWWHHASRIVAPVMLVSLLFGILDAVKASTFAHFLPEWTQHLPLAAQGLAWLSPSLLVFVVVGLYDRLCCRQEVAAKQ from the coding sequence ATGAGTCATCGTTTATCGTCTAAAGATATTATGGCATTAGGTTTTATGACCTTTGCTCTATTCGTCGGGGCCGGCAATATCATCTTCCCGCCGATGGTAGGTTTACAATCGGGTGAACATGTTTGGATGGCAGCACTCGGCTTTCTGATTACCGCGGTTGGGTTACCGGTAATTACAGTTATCGCGCTGGCGCGTGTCGGTGGTGGTATTGATGCTCTGAGTACCCCGATTGGCCGCGGTGCCGGTCTGGTACTGGCAACTGTTTGCTATCTGGCGGTCGGCCCACTGTTTGCTACCCCCCGTACTGCAACCGTCTCGTTCGAAGTGGGTATTGCCCCTTTGACTGGAGATGGCCCATTGCCACTGTTTATCTATAGCGTGGTTTATTTCGCGCTAGTTATCGGAATTTCGCTATATCCGGGCCGCTTACTGGATACGGTCGGGCATATTCTAGCGCCACTGAAGATTTTAGCGCTGGCTATTCTAGGTATTGCTGCACTGATTTGGCCCGCAGGCCCATTGATTCCCGCCACGGATGCCTATCAGCAAGTTCCGTTCTCCTCCGGTTTTGTTAATGGCTATTTGACCATGGATACCTTGGGGGCCTTGGTCTTTGGTATCGTTATCGTCAATGCAGCCCGTTCACGTGGTGTGGTTTCCTCACAGCTGCTGACGCGCTATACCATCTGGGCTGGATTGATTGCCGGTGTCGGTTTGACGTTGGTCTACCTGAGCTTGTTTAAGCTGGGTTCTAGCAGTGGCGCTTTGGTGCCGGATGCCCAAAATGGAGCGGTGGTGTTACATGCTTATGTGCAGCACACCTTTGGTGGGTTGGGAAGCGTATTCCTGGCTGCCTTGATATTCATCGCCTGTATGGTTACAGCCGTGGGCCTGACCTGCGCCTGTGCTGAATTCTTTGCTCAATACTTGCCGCTATCTTACCGGGCACTGGTGTTTATTCTCGGTATCTTCTCGATGATGGTGTCGAATCTGGGGTTGAGCCATCTGATTCAGATCTCTATTCCGGTTCTGACGGCAATTTATCCGCCATGTATCGTGCTGGTACTGATGAGCTTCACTCTACGCTGGTGGCATCACGCCTCACGCATCGTCGCTCCGGTCATGTTGGTCAGCTTACTGTTCGGTATCCTTGATGCGGTGAAAGCTTCCACCTTTGCGCACTTCTTGCCCGAATGGACGCAGCATCTGCCGCTGGCGGCACAGGGTCTGGCATGGTTATCACCTTCGCTGCTGGTATTCGTTGTCGTAGGGTTGTACGATCGCCTCTGCTGTCGTCAGGAAGTTGCTGCCAAGCAATAA
- the proY gene encoding proline-specific permease ProY, translating into MELPVKNKLKRGLTTRHIRFMALGSAIGTGLFYGSADAIRMAGPSVLLAYLIGGVVAFIIMRALGEMSVNNPQASSFSRYAQDYLGPMAGYITGWTYCFEILIVAIADVTAFGIYMGVWFPQVDHWVWVLSVVLIIGAVNMMSVKVFGELEFWFSFFKVATIIIMILAGIGIIIWGIGNGGQPTGIHNLWTNGGFFSNGFVGMILSLQLVMFAYGGIEIIGITAGEAENPKSSIPKAINSVPWRILVFYVGTLFVIMSIYPWNQVGTNGSPFVLTFQHMGITVAAGILNFVVITASLSAINSDVFGVGRMLNGMAEQGHAPKAFAAISKRGVPWVTVLVMMGAMLTAVYLNYIMPENVFLVIASLATFATVWVWIMILFSQIGFRRSLSKEQIKALDFPLRGGTFTSVLAIIFLVFIIGLIGWFPTTRVSLYVGLVWIALLLVGYYFKVNHQKKQIEPAKQAE; encoded by the coding sequence ATGGAATTACCAGTCAAAAATAAGCTAAAACGCGGCCTAACGACACGCCATATCCGCTTTATGGCATTGGGGTCAGCAATAGGTACAGGCTTATTCTATGGTTCGGCTGATGCAATAAGAATGGCGGGGCCAAGCGTATTATTGGCATACCTGATTGGTGGCGTGGTGGCATTTATCATCATGCGCGCCTTGGGCGAAATGTCAGTGAATAACCCGCAGGCCAGCTCGTTCTCGCGCTATGCACAAGATTATCTGGGGCCGATGGCCGGCTATATCACCGGCTGGACCTACTGTTTTGAGATTCTGATTGTGGCGATTGCCGATGTGACCGCTTTTGGTATCTATATGGGGGTCTGGTTCCCGCAGGTAGATCACTGGGTATGGGTGCTAAGTGTGGTTCTGATCATTGGCGCGGTCAATATGATGAGCGTTAAGGTCTTTGGCGAGCTGGAGTTTTGGTTTTCATTCTTCAAAGTTGCCACCATTATTATCATGATCTTGGCCGGTATCGGTATCATCATTTGGGGTATTGGCAATGGTGGGCAGCCAACCGGTATCCATAATTTATGGACCAACGGCGGCTTCTTTAGTAATGGTTTTGTTGGCATGATCCTATCATTGCAGCTGGTGATGTTTGCTTACGGTGGTATTGAGATTATTGGTATTACTGCAGGTGAAGCTGAGAACCCGAAAAGCTCCATTCCGAAAGCTATTAACTCCGTGCCGTGGCGTATTCTGGTGTTCTATGTCGGTACGCTGTTTGTCATTATGTCAATTTACCCGTGGAATCAAGTTGGCACCAATGGCAGCCCGTTTGTACTGACCTTCCAGCATATGGGGATTACTGTTGCTGCGGGTATTTTGAACTTTGTGGTTATCACCGCCTCGTTATCTGCTATTAACAGTGATGTGTTTGGTGTTGGGCGCATGTTGAACGGGATGGCAGAGCAGGGCCATGCACCCAAAGCTTTTGCGGCGATCTCTAAACGCGGTGTGCCGTGGGTTACGGTGTTGGTGATGATGGGGGCCATGCTGACGGCGGTTTACCTCAATTACATCATGCCGGAAAATGTGTTCCTGGTGATCGCTTCACTCGCGACCTTTGCGACAGTTTGGGTGTGGATTATGATCCTGTTCTCTCAGATTGGTTTCCGCCGCTCGCTGAGCAAAGAGCAAATTAAGGCACTGGATTTCCCACTACGTGGTGGCACCTTTACATCAGTTCTGGCTATCATTTTCCTGGTGTTTATCATCGGCCTGATTGGTTGGTTCCCAACGACTCGAGTCTCACTGTATGTCGGGCTAGTGTGGATAGCGCTGTTGCTGGTGGGGTATTACTTCAAGGTCAACCATCAGAAAAAACAGATAGAGCCGGCGAAACAAGCGGAATAA
- a CDS encoding PstS family phosphate ABC transporter substrate-binding protein, producing the protein MRWGKWALFTAMLGVSCGVLAQQVELSPMTAGHSSLPVSTADTLSGNLSSVGSDTLANLISLWADDFNQHYPGVNLQIQAAGSSTAPAALAAGAAQLGPMSRPMKAGEVSAFIQRYGYPPLAVPVAVDALVVFVHQDNPLNKLTLSQLDAIFSQNRRCGAPRPIQRFGELGLTGDWANRALQRYSRNSASGTYGYFKHRVLCDGDFMNNVNELPGSASVVQAVAGSLNGIGYASIGFRNSGVKSLALAATGQDFVLPTPENVKDGRYPLSRYLYIYINKAPGQPLEPLTAALLERVLSPEGQKQATHDGYLPLPPDVLTHTRKALGFAG; encoded by the coding sequence ATGAGATGGGGGAAATGGGCGCTGTTCACTGCCATGCTAGGGGTTAGCTGTGGTGTTCTTGCGCAACAGGTGGAGCTATCACCGATGACGGCCGGGCACTCATCACTGCCCGTTTCAACAGCTGATACCTTGTCAGGTAATCTTTCCAGTGTTGGTTCTGATACCTTAGCCAACTTGATCTCCTTGTGGGCTGATGATTTCAATCAGCACTATCCCGGTGTTAATTTGCAGATACAGGCCGCAGGATCGTCCACTGCGCCTGCCGCGTTGGCAGCTGGGGCCGCTCAGCTCGGTCCTATGAGTCGGCCAATGAAAGCTGGTGAAGTTAGCGCATTTATCCAGCGTTATGGCTATCCGCCGCTGGCGGTCCCAGTGGCCGTCGATGCATTGGTGGTTTTTGTTCATCAGGACAACCCACTGAATAAACTGACTTTATCTCAGCTTGATGCCATTTTCTCGCAAAATCGCCGCTGCGGAGCACCTCGCCCGATTCAGCGCTTTGGTGAATTGGGGTTAACAGGTGACTGGGCGAATCGCGCTTTGCAGCGGTATAGCCGAAATTCAGCCTCAGGAACCTATGGCTACTTTAAGCATCGAGTGCTGTGTGATGGTGACTTTATGAATAATGTCAATGAGTTGCCTGGTTCAGCCTCCGTGGTGCAAGCAGTGGCGGGGTCATTAAATGGCATTGGTTATGCCAGTATTGGTTTTCGTAACAGTGGCGTTAAGTCATTGGCTCTGGCGGCTACTGGGCAGGATTTTGTCTTGCCGACACCTGAAAATGTTAAAGATGGTCGCTATCCCTTGTCGCGCTATCTCTATATTTATATCAATAAGGCACCGGGCCAGCCGTTGGAACCGCTGACTGCGGCACTCCTTGAACGAGTTTTATCGCCAGAAGGGCAGAAACAAGCTACCCATGATGGCTATCTGCCTCTACCTCCTGATGTATTGACTCATACCCGAAAAGCATTGGGCTTTGCTGGCTAG